Proteins found in one Paenibacillus dendritiformis genomic segment:
- a CDS encoding quinone oxidoreductase family protein produces the protein MNMKAIRIQAYGGPEEMRLEELPLPAPGPGQALVRVLAASVNFLDVQHRRGELVAQAFYKKEGAVAADLPATIGSQCVGIVEALGPGEGHVKVGDRVICGGGSGTYATHVIAPARRLMPVPDGISTEQAAAGLTQGFLAYALTHAAYPVKPGDWCLIHAAAGGVGLLLCQMAKLRGGKVIGVTSTEAKAAAVKEAGADEVIVSTQADIAMEARRISGGRGVNVVYDGVGKDTFDASLDSLAPRGYLEIFGQASGYIPPFDLMRLQEKGSLYINRFSGLYYMEEWSQYIPQFLEWMKEGRLSIKIERMYPLAEAAKAHAAFEQRQVTGRLLLIP, from the coding sequence ATGAACATGAAGGCGATTCGAATCCAGGCTTACGGGGGACCCGAAGAGATGCGGCTGGAGGAGCTGCCGTTGCCAGCGCCGGGGCCGGGCCAGGCTCTTGTGCGCGTGCTGGCCGCGAGCGTGAACTTCCTCGATGTTCAACACCGCCGCGGCGAACTTGTTGCGCAAGCTTTTTATAAGAAGGAGGGAGCCGTGGCTGCTGATCTGCCGGCTACGATTGGAAGCCAGTGCGTAGGGATTGTTGAAGCACTCGGTCCCGGCGAGGGTCATGTGAAGGTAGGCGACAGGGTTATCTGCGGCGGAGGAAGCGGGACGTATGCCACGCATGTGATCGCGCCGGCGCGCCGGCTGATGCCTGTGCCTGACGGGATTAGCACCGAGCAGGCTGCGGCGGGTCTGACGCAGGGCTTTCTGGCCTATGCGCTTACCCATGCCGCCTATCCGGTTAAGCCGGGAGATTGGTGCCTTATCCATGCCGCTGCTGGAGGAGTCGGGCTGCTGCTGTGCCAGATGGCGAAGCTTCGCGGCGGGAAAGTAATCGGCGTAACCTCGACGGAGGCGAAAGCGGCGGCCGTCAAGGAAGCAGGTGCCGATGAGGTCATTGTGTCGACGCAGGCGGATATTGCAATGGAAGCACGGCGCATATCCGGTGGGCGCGGGGTGAACGTCGTGTACGATGGTGTTGGGAAGGACACGTTCGATGCCAGTCTGGACAGCCTTGCGCCTCGCGGTTATTTAGAAATTTTCGGACAAGCGAGCGGATACATTCCCCCCTTCGATCTGATGCGGCTGCAAGAAAAGGGATCGTTGTATATTAACCGCTTCTCCGGACTCTATTATATGGAGGAGTGGTCTCAATACATCCCGCAATTCCTGGAGTGGATGAAGGAGGGGCGTCTCTCCATCAAGATCGAGCGGATGTATCCGCTGGCTGAAGCGGCCAAGGCGCATGCCGCATTCGAGCAGCGGCAGGTGACTGGCCGGCTGCTGCTGATTCCGTAA
- a CDS encoding GNAT family N-acetyltransferase, producing MIIRMETRADHEKVYDVHRQAFGGREEESKLVERIRRSDQFVPELSLVAEMNDEIVGHALLSVAHIVNGEDRHEVLALAPIAVKPSHQREGIGGQLIDEGLRRGRERGYDAVFVIGHPTYYPRFGFVPAGPRGFELKQFEVPENVFMVCELSDGALSNITGELVYPPAFME from the coding sequence ATGATCATCCGTATGGAGACAAGAGCGGATCACGAAAAGGTGTACGACGTGCATCGCCAGGCTTTTGGCGGCAGGGAAGAAGAGTCGAAGCTGGTGGAGCGAATCCGCCGATCGGATCAGTTCGTACCGGAATTATCGCTCGTGGCCGAGATGAACGATGAGATTGTGGGACATGCGCTGCTAAGCGTCGCCCATATCGTGAACGGGGAAGACCGGCACGAGGTGCTTGCGCTCGCCCCAATCGCGGTGAAGCCTTCGCATCAAAGGGAAGGAATCGGCGGCCAGCTTATCGATGAAGGGCTGCGCAGGGGCCGGGAACGGGGATATGATGCGGTATTTGTAATCGGACATCCCACGTATTATCCCCGGTTCGGCTTCGTGCCGGCCGGACCCCGCGGCTTCGAGCTGAAGCAATTCGAAGTCCCGGAGAACGTATTTATGGTATGCGAGCTGTCGGATGGAGCATTGTCGAATATAACCGGAGAACTGGTCTATCCCCCGGCGTTCATGGAGTAA
- a CDS encoding sulfurtransferase TusA family protein, with amino-acid sequence MIEIDCLGEVCPVPVMMLKKHQEAIRGGEKVLLVTDHSCAKVSIGEYCRSNNLVCSVHEVINGVWEITIEA; translated from the coding sequence ATGATCGAGATCGATTGCTTGGGTGAAGTCTGTCCGGTGCCCGTGATGATGCTGAAGAAGCATCAGGAAGCGATCCGCGGCGGAGAGAAGGTGCTGCTCGTCACCGATCATAGCTGCGCTAAAGTATCGATAGGCGAGTACTGCCGAAGCAACAACCTGGTTTGCTCCGTTCACGAAGTCATTAATGGCGTGTGGGAGATTACGATAGAGGCGTAA
- a CDS encoding MarR family transcriptional regulator: MTDTADNHAQSEDHQEGKPMIEEILRLIAALQKRAESEEDEEREWMLRNCSNPAVAEHLRDMTIMELHVLDAIGQLEPVNGITISKQFGIFKGTVSKITRRLAAKNLIQKEFLPGNKKEILFRTTPLGSELHQLHQALHRQLEIGVVRFLQKYEPDELRILVRVLQDASTASWVHPEHGPDTATGQPESR, translated from the coding sequence ATGACAGATACAGCCGATAATCACGCTCAGTCCGAAGATCATCAGGAAGGCAAGCCAATGATTGAAGAGATTCTGCGCCTCATCGCCGCCCTGCAGAAGCGGGCGGAATCAGAGGAAGATGAGGAGAGAGAATGGATGCTGCGCAATTGCTCTAATCCGGCCGTTGCCGAGCATCTGCGGGATATGACAATTATGGAGCTGCATGTTCTTGATGCCATCGGGCAGCTGGAGCCGGTCAATGGCATTACCATTTCCAAGCAGTTCGGAATTTTCAAAGGCACCGTATCGAAAATTACGCGAAGACTGGCTGCCAAAAATCTGATTCAAAAGGAGTTCCTCCCCGGCAATAAAAAAGAAATTCTGTTCCGCACGACACCGCTAGGCAGCGAGCTTCATCAGCTTCATCAAGCACTGCATCGGCAGTTGGAAATTGGGGTCGTCCGGTTCCTGCAAAAGTACGAACCTGATGAATTGCGCATTCTCGTCCGTGTCCTCCAAGATGCGTCGACAGCCTCTTGGGTACATCCGGAGCACGGTCCCGATACCGCAACGGGGCAACCGGAGAGCCGTTGA
- the secA gene encoding preprotein translocase subunit SecA, translating to MLSRLTKRIFDRQSAELRKLRRIVHQINCRYHELSSSSDEQLQSLSRQLRSQAGEDRSSPHVKFEVFALAKEAVRRISGKTLHDVQLMGGWAMTERNIAEMATGEGKTVTSILPIYWFALQGHGVHLITANEYLAARDYAEMKPIFEFLGIRVGLNLAGSSVKAKQEAYQKDVTYGVCSEFGFDYLRDHLARKPEERVQRSLAYALIDEIDSILIDEARTPLIIAGKTKASPDLYYVCARFVERLQENRDYEVDRELNQVTFTDRGIQTIETVFMIDNLYHLENTNVYHYLLQSLRAKALMKRDVDYIVKDEKVAIIDAFTGRILQGRQYNDGLQQAIEAKEDVPLSPENVTHAVITIQKYFSLYTYLTGMTGTIRSEAEEIQNLFGLDIVAIPTHKPIQRSDEEDVFFMTRQEKYSEIMREVKKRHAIGQPVLIGTTSIEQSEEVASHLQALGLPYQLLNAKEEEKEASIISAAGLKGAITIATNMAGRGTDIVLGPGVAELGGLHVIGTERHESRRIDNQLRGRSGRQGDPGSSCFYISMEDELIERFASEEARQWRSTIQWRKIGTREPALMRWIERVQKRIEQQNHEIRTFVYVLDSIVHDQRVSFYEHRKEVVDGQDIQYFLRGHLVRYVQQWMETHAPREQSPDEWDISVLSRESGLRPNLFASDKKLANGLELAQIITSYFDAKLEDLFSLENRSQCCKKWRSVYLQILDKAWMRHLEQLELLKLGIQFRKYGKQDPVQAYKEDAWKLYGQMEETVRKKVYDAVLKERLHKGRQFSGKVG from the coding sequence TTGCTGTCCCGACTCACGAAGCGGATATTTGACCGCCAGTCAGCAGAGTTACGAAAATTGCGGCGCATCGTCCATCAGATCAACTGCCGCTATCACGAACTGTCTTCTTCTTCGGATGAGCAGCTGCAGTCGCTATCCCGGCAATTGCGCTCCCAAGCGGGAGAGGACAGGAGTTCGCCTCATGTGAAATTCGAAGTGTTCGCGCTGGCCAAAGAAGCCGTTCGCCGAATATCCGGGAAGACGCTGCATGATGTGCAGCTGATGGGCGGATGGGCGATGACCGAGCGCAATATTGCGGAGATGGCGACTGGCGAAGGGAAAACCGTAACTTCCATACTCCCCATATATTGGTTCGCGTTGCAGGGGCACGGGGTGCATCTCATTACGGCGAATGAATACTTGGCTGCACGAGATTATGCGGAGATGAAGCCGATTTTCGAATTTCTCGGGATTCGTGTCGGATTAAATCTTGCGGGCTCAAGTGTTAAGGCGAAGCAGGAGGCTTATCAGAAAGATGTGACTTACGGCGTTTGCAGCGAATTCGGTTTTGATTATTTGCGGGATCATTTGGCACGGAAGCCGGAAGAGCGGGTTCAACGCTCTCTAGCTTATGCGCTGATTGATGAGATCGACAGCATCTTAATCGATGAAGCGCGCACTCCGTTAATCATAGCTGGAAAAACGAAGGCATCGCCCGATCTGTATTACGTATGCGCCCGGTTTGTCGAGCGGCTGCAGGAGAATCGAGATTATGAAGTGGATCGCGAGCTGAATCAGGTTACGTTTACGGACAGAGGCATTCAAACGATTGAAACGGTCTTCATGATTGATAATTTATACCATTTGGAAAATACCAACGTCTACCATTATTTATTGCAAAGCCTGCGCGCCAAAGCATTAATGAAGCGTGATGTGGATTACATTGTCAAGGATGAAAAAGTAGCCATTATTGATGCCTTTACCGGACGTATTTTGCAGGGCAGGCAATATAATGACGGCTTGCAGCAAGCGATCGAAGCGAAAGAGGATGTGCCGTTAAGTCCGGAAAACGTGACGCATGCGGTGATTACGATACAAAAGTATTTTAGCTTGTATACATACCTGACCGGGATGACCGGAACGATACGGAGCGAAGCGGAAGAAATTCAGAATCTATTCGGATTGGATATCGTCGCCATTCCAACGCATAAGCCCATTCAGCGCAGCGATGAAGAAGATGTATTTTTCATGACGAGACAAGAAAAGTACAGCGAAATCATGCGTGAAGTTAAAAAACGGCATGCCATTGGACAACCGGTATTGATCGGAACGACGTCGATTGAACAATCTGAGGAGGTTGCCTCTCATCTGCAAGCATTAGGACTGCCCTATCAGCTTCTGAACGCCAAAGAGGAGGAAAAAGAAGCCTCTATTATATCTGCTGCTGGATTGAAGGGAGCGATAACGATCGCGACCAATATGGCGGGCAGAGGTACGGACATCGTGCTGGGACCGGGTGTAGCTGAGCTTGGGGGGCTGCATGTCATCGGGACGGAGCGGCACGAGAGCCGCCGGATAGATAATCAATTAAGAGGCCGATCAGGCAGACAGGGAGATCCGGGCTCATCCTGCTTTTATATTTCGATGGAAGATGAACTGATTGAGAGATTCGCTTCTGAAGAAGCTAGGCAATGGCGCAGCACAATCCAATGGAGAAAGATCGGGACGAGGGAACCGGCGCTTATGCGCTGGATTGAACGAGTTCAGAAGAGGATTGAGCAGCAAAATCATGAAATTCGCACCTTCGTCTATGTGCTGGATTCGATTGTGCACGATCAAAGAGTAAGCTTCTACGAGCATCGAAAAGAAGTGGTAGATGGTCAGGATATCCAGTATTTTCTGCGTGGGCATCTTGTACGTTATGTCCAGCAATGGATGGAAACGCATGCTCCTCGTGAACAGTCGCCTGATGAATGGGATATTTCCGTGTTGTCTCGCGAGTCTGGCTTGCGGCCAAATCTCTTTGCTTCGGACAAGAAGCTTGCCAACGGGTTGGAGCTCGCGCAAATCATCACCTCATATTTTGATGCGAAGCTGGAAGACTTGTTCTCATTAGAGAATCGAAGCCAATGCTGCAAAAAATGGCGAAGCGTCTATTTGCAAATTCTCGACAAAGCATGGATGCGTCATTTGGAGCAGTTGGAGTTGCTGAAGTTAGGAATTCAGTTTCGGAAATACGGCAAACAAGATCCGGTGCAAGCCTATAAGGAAGATGCTTGGAAGCTATATGGCCAAATGGAAGAAACGGTGAGAAAAAAGGTATATGATGCCGTTTTGAAAGAGAGGCTTCACAAAGGGCGGCAGTTCAGCGGAAAGGTAGGGTAG
- a CDS encoding tyrosine-type recombinase/integrase — MLQTVLRLLPNYSEMIEPCSDEQIINMFLSSSSRSPYTIRNYRNAINKFRLFIGNKALKDVTWREIEVYKISLAQGFLSPNKKPMAPATIAAHIAPLRSLYNWGSDENRGFFPSNPTTCVRVPKIVVNSKNHYLTVSEVRLLLEQLKIQGFRDYVIGMTLVLLGVRVSELIALEWGDFHTDPEETSMWVTISGKGDKQREVKVPQLLWRLLCEYREQNKDMDGKRIFPISVRLVEKIIQKAREQSGLKKKVTPHWLRHTNATLALLRGASLQQVQESLGHTHINTTQRYLHTVQQIKKAAPDFVADSIAMK, encoded by the coding sequence ATGCTTCAGACAGTCTTACGGTTACTGCCCAACTATTCCGAAATGATTGAACCTTGCTCCGACGAACAAATTATCAATATGTTTTTGTCGTCAAGCAGCCGTTCTCCATATACAATTCGCAATTATCGGAACGCGATTAACAAATTCCGTCTGTTTATTGGGAATAAAGCGTTGAAGGATGTGACGTGGAGAGAAATCGAGGTCTATAAAATCAGCCTGGCTCAAGGCTTTTTAAGTCCAAACAAGAAACCGATGGCGCCCGCCACGATCGCTGCTCATATTGCGCCCTTGCGCTCGCTATACAATTGGGGAAGTGACGAAAATAGAGGCTTCTTTCCATCCAATCCGACAACTTGCGTTCGTGTGCCGAAGATCGTGGTGAACAGCAAAAATCATTATTTAACGGTGAGTGAAGTCCGCCTTCTGCTCGAACAATTAAAAATCCAGGGATTCCGTGACTATGTGATCGGAATGACGCTTGTGCTGCTCGGGGTGAGGGTATCGGAATTAATTGCATTGGAATGGGGGGACTTCCACACCGATCCCGAAGAGACATCGATGTGGGTTACGATAAGCGGCAAAGGCGATAAACAGCGTGAAGTGAAGGTTCCCCAACTATTATGGCGGTTATTATGCGAATACCGGGAACAAAATAAGGATATGGACGGCAAGCGGATTTTCCCTATTTCCGTAAGACTCGTTGAAAAGATCATCCAGAAAGCCCGTGAACAAAGCGGCTTGAAGAAAAAAGTAACGCCGCATTGGCTTCGGCACACCAATGCGACGCTTGCTCTGCTCCGTGGCGCTTCCTTGCAGCAAGTGCAGGAATCTCTTGGACACACGCATATTAATACAACGCAACGTTATCTGCATACGGTGCAGCAAATTAAGAAGGCCGCTCCCGATTTCGTAGCTGATTCGATTGCGATGAAATGA
- a CDS encoding GNAT family N-acetyltransferase, producing MKLQGERIELTLSTEQDLDFLCRMECDKDLWHFEESVPSVEEARENCLEKFAVDEDEEGASYDFVVRLASDQTATPIGIAQIWSYVDWRKSWEIGFAIIPEYGGHGYGREAAELLLALAFNKFGAHKVVGMCNAHNHRSSALMEHIGMRREGVFKEELYWNERWTDQYFYSILDSEYAAQAKFGMMYRSFFVSQHDQDYHPEVACGVASLLMLLRYHQLADEVTFLLLAQELRLTDPPAIKGYQATDPPIGVYPEDVYRFLLDRKILFRVSFFKHEWETCLLSGPIMVLMRDDGDEFEPHGHWVVVVDKEGPVFTYLDPWYKGDSGEYVRQIEESAFFECFTGCACQIIQKGHGVTKFIPVSEGERQL from the coding sequence GTGAAACTACAAGGCGAAAGAATTGAATTAACTTTGAGCACGGAACAAGACTTGGACTTTCTGTGCCGAATGGAATGTGATAAGGATTTATGGCATTTTGAAGAATCGGTTCCGAGTGTGGAAGAGGCAAGGGAGAATTGTCTTGAGAAATTCGCTGTAGATGAAGACGAGGAAGGGGCAAGCTATGATTTCGTCGTCAGACTGGCCTCGGATCAGACCGCAACCCCTATCGGGATTGCACAGATTTGGAGCTATGTCGATTGGCGGAAAAGCTGGGAAATCGGGTTCGCAATTATACCGGAATACGGGGGACATGGATACGGACGCGAAGCGGCGGAGCTTCTGCTGGCGTTGGCGTTCAACAAATTTGGCGCTCATAAGGTCGTCGGCATGTGTAATGCCCATAATCATCGTTCGTCAGCGCTGATGGAGCATATCGGGATGAGAAGGGAAGGCGTTTTCAAAGAAGAGCTGTACTGGAATGAGCGTTGGACGGATCAGTATTTCTATTCGATCCTGGATTCGGAGTATGCCGCACAAGCCAAATTCGGTATGATGTATCGTTCATTTTTCGTAAGCCAGCATGATCAAGATTATCATCCGGAGGTTGCTTGCGGGGTAGCCAGCCTGTTGATGTTGCTGCGTTATCATCAGCTTGCGGATGAGGTGACGTTTCTTCTATTGGCCCAAGAGCTGCGGTTGACCGATCCACCGGCTATCAAAGGCTATCAAGCAACCGATCCTCCGATTGGCGTATATCCGGAAGACGTTTACCGGTTTTTATTGGACAGGAAGATTTTGTTCCGGGTATCTTTTTTCAAGCATGAGTGGGAAACCTGTCTGCTGAGCGGGCCTATCATGGTGCTGATGAGAGACGATGGAGACGAATTTGAGCCGCACGGGCACTGGGTTGTCGTCGTAGACAAGGAAGGGCCGGTATTCACTTATTTGGACCCTTGGTATAAGGGAGACAGCGGAGAATACGTGAGGCAGATCGAGGAATCGGCATTTTTCGAATGTTTCACGGGCTGCGCCTGTCAAATTATTCAGAAGGGTCACGGGGTTACGAAGTTCATCCCGGTATCTGAAGGAGAGCGTCAGCTATGA